AATTTTGTTCATTGCTATCGCGGATGCCAAAACTCCTGACCCGCTATATGGAATACCCAAAACTTCTAAAAGCCCTTGCATTGTGCCGTCCTCACCAAGTGGACCATGAAGCGCAATAAATGCAAAATCTATTTTTGAAGCCATCAATTTTTTTATAAAATACTTTTTGCCTGAGTCAATAAGCACAACATTGAATTTTTCTTTTTTCAAAGCATCAGCAATAGCAGAACCTGTTTTCAGTGAAATTTCTCTTTCACTTGATTTCCCGCCATAGATAACGCCGATTTTTTTTATATTCATTTCCCAAGGATTTTTATTTCTAACTTTAAATTTTTGTTGAATTTTTCTCTGACTTTTTTTTGGATTTTTTTTATCAGTTTAAGCACATCATTAGCGGTTGCATTCCCTGTATTGTTTATGAAATTGGCATGCAGTTTTGAAACGACAGCACCCCCAACAGATCTGCCTTTCAATCCTGCCTTGTCTATCAATCTACCTGCAAAATCACCTGGCGGATTTTTGAAAATACAGCCTGCGTTATTAAAAAAACCAAAAGGTTGAGTTTTTGCACGAAGTAGCATCAATTCATTCAATTTTTTTATTATATCATTTTTAGGTTTTTTCTTCAATAAAAACTCAGCAGAGATTATTATATCTTCTGACGGAATATTAGAACTTCTATAAGAGAACTTCAACGATTTTTTTCCGATTTTTTTTATCTCGACTTTTTCATTCATAACTGTTACAGATTTTATCAAAAACCCGATACTATTATCTTTTGCCCCCGCATTCATAATAACTGCGCCGCCGATTGTTCCCGGAATACCGACAAGAAACTCCATCCCGCTTAAACCGTTTTCAGCACATTTTTTTACAAAAAGCTGCAACGAACAGCCACCGCCGGCAGTAACACTTTTTTTTTGCAGATTAAAATCCAAACTACTTAACTCGCCCATCAATCTGATAACCACGCCCTTTATTCTCTTA
This DNA window, taken from Elusimicrobiota bacterium, encodes the following:
- the murB gene encoding UDP-N-acetylmuramate dehydrogenase: MKINRSEISKIVSGKVLENEPLSKHTTFRIGGPCNFYVETKTIDELQKLVRYCKNKKIPYLVIGFGSNILVKDKRIKGVVIRLMGELSSLDFNLQKKSVTAGGGCSLQLFVKKCAENGLSGMEFLVGIPGTIGGAVIMNAGAKDNSIGFLIKSVTVMNEKVEIKKIGKKSLKFSYRSSNIPSEDIIISAEFLLKKKPKNDIIKKLNELMLLRAKTQPFGFFNNAGCIFKNPPGDFAGRLIDKAGLKGRSVGGAVVSKLHANFINNTGNATANDVLKLIKKIQKKVREKFNKNLKLEIKILGK